From Zalophus californianus isolate mZalCal1 chromosome 16, mZalCal1.pri.v2, whole genome shotgun sequence, one genomic window encodes:
- the FBXO39 gene encoding F-box only protein 39 isoform X1, producing the protein MDEDSQPIQPQDQSCWASLPDVCLRRVFWWLGDRDRSRAALVCRKWNQMMFSADLWRYRTITFSGRPSRVHASEFESALWYVKKFGRYLEHLEIKFLNPYNAILTKKFQVTMRGLLSCLGKSNNRLKSLSVQQLELDRLVWRNSIRSSFIKSLSFFLKKVGKHLDYLNLKGARLTVEQGCVVLNSLSYLRSESVVSQLNIEDYFSHHLAVYSSAQFTRTMATFHSLASLTLNYNCISDELLENLCENNARTLWTMNIKCHIHDPHGQVIWGMSWAKLARHATNLKVNFFFERVMKYERLARILLQEIPIRSLSLRSCYFSDPDWSMRPTLTDLLPTFRHTLQKLTFEFNNNHESLDEELHLLVLSCRKLFYFKIWAFLDVRFVERILKSQEEGQCSLRTLKVWRTRRLPRPGSGSRTRRSRVPWENAARTRPVNPVVDGASHRLVTSVGHSLRFTPVLFPRATPGCGSAKSSRFWEETRRTSTWS; encoded by the exons ATGGATGAAGACAGCCAACCGATCCAGCCCCAAGACCAGAGCTGCTGGGCCAGTCTGCCTGATGTGTGCCTGCGTCGTGTTTTCTGGTGGCTGGGAGACAGGGACCGGTCCAGAGCCGCCCTGGTCTGCAGAAAGTGGAACCAGATGATGTTCTCGGCTGACCTCTGGCGATACAGGACCATCACGTTCAGCGGGAGGCCCTCCAGGGTACATGCGTCTGAATTCGAGTCAGCTCTTTGGTACGTCAAGAAGTTTGGTCGTTATCTGGAGCACCTGGAGATCAAATTTCTGAACCCTTACAACGCCATTCTGACCAAGAAGTTCCAGGTCACCATGCGAGGCCTCCTGTCGTGTCTAGGCAAGAGCAACAACCGTCTGAAATCTCTGTCCGTCCAGCAACTGGAGCTGGACCGCCTGGTCTGGAGGAACAGCATCCGGAGCTCCTTCATCAAAAGCTTGAGCTTCTTCTTAAAGAAAGTGGGCAAGCACCTGGACTACCTCAACCTGAAGGGGGCCCGGCTGACCGTGGAGCAGGGCTGCGTGGTGCTCAACTCCCTGAGCTACTTGCGGAGTGAGAGCGTGGTGTCACAGCTCAACATCGAGGACTACTTCAGCCACCACCTGGCTGTGTACAGCAGTGCCCAGTTCACCAGGACCATGGCCACATTCCACAGCCTGGCGTCCCTGACGCTCAATTACAACTGCATCTCGGACGAGCTGCTCGAGAACCTGTGCGAGAACAATGCCAGGACCCTCTGGACCATGAACATCAAATGCCACATCCACGACCCCCACGGGCAGGTCATCTGGGGCATGTCCTGGGCCAAGCTGGCCAGGCACGCCACCAACCTGAAGGTGAACTTCTTCTTTGAGCGGGTCATGAAGTACGAGCGCCTGGCCCGGATCCTCTTGCAGGAGATCCCAATCCGGAGCCTCAGCCTGAGGAGCTGCTACTTCAGTGACCCCGACTGGTCGATGAGGCCCACGCTCACGGATCTCCTGCCCACCTTCCGGCACACTCTGCAG AAACTGACGTTCGAGTTCAACAACAACCACGAGTCCCTGGACGAGGAGCTGCACCTCCTGGTCTTGTCCTGTAGGAAGCTGTTCTACTTCAAGATCTGGGCTTTCCTGGACGTCAGGTTTGTGGAGCGGATCCTGAAGAGTCAGGAGGAAGGGCAGTGTTCCCTGCGCACTCTCAAG GTCTGGAGGACACGGAGACTCCCCCGACCGGGGAGCGGAAGCAGGACCCGGCGCAGCCGAGTCCCCTGGGAAAATGCCGCGCGCACGAGGCCCGTAAACCCAGTGGTAGATGGAGCCAGCCACAGACTCGTGACCTCCGTGGGCCACAGCCTCCGGTTCACGCCCGTCCTTTTCCCACGTGCCACGCCCGGCTGTGGGTCTGCAAAGAGCAGCAGGTTCTGGGAGGAAACACGCAGAACTTCGACGTGGTCTTGA
- the FBXO39 gene encoding F-box only protein 39 isoform X2, with amino-acid sequence MDEDSQPIQPQDQSCWASLPDVCLRRVFWWLGDRDRSRAALVCRKWNQMMFSADLWRYRTITFSGRPSRVHASEFESALWYVKKFGRYLEHLEIKFLNPYNAILTKKFQVTMRGLLSCLGKSNNRLKSLSVQQLELDRLVWRNSIRSSFIKSLSFFLKKVGKHLDYLNLKGARLTVEQGCVVLNSLSYLRSESVVSQLNIEDYFSHHLAVYSSAQFTRTMATFHSLASLTLNYNCISDELLENLCENNARTLWTMNIKCHIHDPHGQVIWGMSWAKLARHATNLKVNFFFERVMKYERLARILLQEIPIRSLSLRSCYFSDPDWSMRPTLTDLLPTFRHTLQKLTFEFNNNHESLDEELHLLVLSCRKLFYFKIWAFLDVRFVERILKSQEEGQCSLRTLKVRIYTNRYETNDEDRTLREIHRRYRKLIDAELNYFVIAYPMM; translated from the exons ATGGATGAAGACAGCCAACCGATCCAGCCCCAAGACCAGAGCTGCTGGGCCAGTCTGCCTGATGTGTGCCTGCGTCGTGTTTTCTGGTGGCTGGGAGACAGGGACCGGTCCAGAGCCGCCCTGGTCTGCAGAAAGTGGAACCAGATGATGTTCTCGGCTGACCTCTGGCGATACAGGACCATCACGTTCAGCGGGAGGCCCTCCAGGGTACATGCGTCTGAATTCGAGTCAGCTCTTTGGTACGTCAAGAAGTTTGGTCGTTATCTGGAGCACCTGGAGATCAAATTTCTGAACCCTTACAACGCCATTCTGACCAAGAAGTTCCAGGTCACCATGCGAGGCCTCCTGTCGTGTCTAGGCAAGAGCAACAACCGTCTGAAATCTCTGTCCGTCCAGCAACTGGAGCTGGACCGCCTGGTCTGGAGGAACAGCATCCGGAGCTCCTTCATCAAAAGCTTGAGCTTCTTCTTAAAGAAAGTGGGCAAGCACCTGGACTACCTCAACCTGAAGGGGGCCCGGCTGACCGTGGAGCAGGGCTGCGTGGTGCTCAACTCCCTGAGCTACTTGCGGAGTGAGAGCGTGGTGTCACAGCTCAACATCGAGGACTACTTCAGCCACCACCTGGCTGTGTACAGCAGTGCCCAGTTCACCAGGACCATGGCCACATTCCACAGCCTGGCGTCCCTGACGCTCAATTACAACTGCATCTCGGACGAGCTGCTCGAGAACCTGTGCGAGAACAATGCCAGGACCCTCTGGACCATGAACATCAAATGCCACATCCACGACCCCCACGGGCAGGTCATCTGGGGCATGTCCTGGGCCAAGCTGGCCAGGCACGCCACCAACCTGAAGGTGAACTTCTTCTTTGAGCGGGTCATGAAGTACGAGCGCCTGGCCCGGATCCTCTTGCAGGAGATCCCAATCCGGAGCCTCAGCCTGAGGAGCTGCTACTTCAGTGACCCCGACTGGTCGATGAGGCCCACGCTCACGGATCTCCTGCCCACCTTCCGGCACACTCTGCAG AAACTGACGTTCGAGTTCAACAACAACCACGAGTCCCTGGACGAGGAGCTGCACCTCCTGGTCTTGTCCTGTAGGAAGCTGTTCTACTTCAAGATCTGGGCTTTCCTGGACGTCAGGTTTGTGGAGCGGATCCTGAAGAGTCAGGAGGAAGGGCAGTGTTCCCTGCGCACTCTCAAG GTAAGAATTTACACGAACAGGTACGAGACCAATGACGAGGACAGGACCCTGCGCGAGATCCACAGGAGGTACAGAAAGCTCATCGACGCAGAGCTCAACTACTTCGTCATCGCGTACCCCATGATGTAG
- the FBXO39 gene encoding F-box only protein 39 isoform X3 encodes MDEDSQPIQPQDQSCWASLPDVCLRRVFWWLGDRDRSRAALVCRKWNQMMFSADLWRYRTITFSGRPSRVHASEFESALWYVKKFGRYLEHLEIKFLNPYNAILTKKFQVTMRGLLSCLGKSNNRLKSLSVQQLELDRLVWRNSIRSSFIKSLSFFLKKVGKHLDYLNLKGARLTVEQGCVVLNSLSYLRSESVVSQLNIEDYFSHHLAVYSSAQFTRTMATFHSLASLTLNYNCISDELLENLCENNARTLWTMNIKCHIHDPHGQVIWGMSWAKLARHATNLKVNFFFERVMKYERLARILLQEIPIRSLSLRSCYFSDPDWSMRPTLTDLLPTFRHTLQKLTFEFNNNHESLDEELHLLVLSCRKLFYFKIWAFLDVRFVERILKSQEEGQCSLRTLKVRDQ; translated from the exons ATGGATGAAGACAGCCAACCGATCCAGCCCCAAGACCAGAGCTGCTGGGCCAGTCTGCCTGATGTGTGCCTGCGTCGTGTTTTCTGGTGGCTGGGAGACAGGGACCGGTCCAGAGCCGCCCTGGTCTGCAGAAAGTGGAACCAGATGATGTTCTCGGCTGACCTCTGGCGATACAGGACCATCACGTTCAGCGGGAGGCCCTCCAGGGTACATGCGTCTGAATTCGAGTCAGCTCTTTGGTACGTCAAGAAGTTTGGTCGTTATCTGGAGCACCTGGAGATCAAATTTCTGAACCCTTACAACGCCATTCTGACCAAGAAGTTCCAGGTCACCATGCGAGGCCTCCTGTCGTGTCTAGGCAAGAGCAACAACCGTCTGAAATCTCTGTCCGTCCAGCAACTGGAGCTGGACCGCCTGGTCTGGAGGAACAGCATCCGGAGCTCCTTCATCAAAAGCTTGAGCTTCTTCTTAAAGAAAGTGGGCAAGCACCTGGACTACCTCAACCTGAAGGGGGCCCGGCTGACCGTGGAGCAGGGCTGCGTGGTGCTCAACTCCCTGAGCTACTTGCGGAGTGAGAGCGTGGTGTCACAGCTCAACATCGAGGACTACTTCAGCCACCACCTGGCTGTGTACAGCAGTGCCCAGTTCACCAGGACCATGGCCACATTCCACAGCCTGGCGTCCCTGACGCTCAATTACAACTGCATCTCGGACGAGCTGCTCGAGAACCTGTGCGAGAACAATGCCAGGACCCTCTGGACCATGAACATCAAATGCCACATCCACGACCCCCACGGGCAGGTCATCTGGGGCATGTCCTGGGCCAAGCTGGCCAGGCACGCCACCAACCTGAAGGTGAACTTCTTCTTTGAGCGGGTCATGAAGTACGAGCGCCTGGCCCGGATCCTCTTGCAGGAGATCCCAATCCGGAGCCTCAGCCTGAGGAGCTGCTACTTCAGTGACCCCGACTGGTCGATGAGGCCCACGCTCACGGATCTCCTGCCCACCTTCCGGCACACTCTGCAG AAACTGACGTTCGAGTTCAACAACAACCACGAGTCCCTGGACGAGGAGCTGCACCTCCTGGTCTTGTCCTGTAGGAAGCTGTTCTACTTCAAGATCTGGGCTTTCCTGGACGTCAGGTTTGTGGAGCGGATCCTGAAGAGTCAGGAGGAAGGGCAGTGTTCCCTGCGCACTCTCAAG GTACGAGACCAATGA